One Faecalicatena sp. Marseille-Q4148 DNA window includes the following coding sequences:
- a CDS encoding beta-lactamase family protein, with protein sequence MELKERLSEILRLNLAKDYTAVSYAIMVDGKIWAADAIGNDGTEEKKPVTTEHTFNVCSISKMFCTTAVMKLVEQGKVDLDTPVCEYLPKFTMLDERYKKITVRHCLNHASGLPGTQWKHFSATHVGAADNEEYYQEVYDYLAKCHLKADPGYYSVYCNDGFTLAEMVVAEVAGMPFGEFCKQYITEPIGAHSTRPSTTHNSDYPLVKESGKPEEYFYLQGCGGFTTNMIDLCKFGNLFLTENDIISEESKAEMRKHQGVTFLPDDTASIGYGLGWDNVAVNEPEFDLGEHVQKKGGNSFQFTSGLYIVPKYQAVLAISETHDCKLDVNDAIFKMFATAMLEEKGINIFRKYTPVPKELTEKFDGTYLMPGGIYHTHFFGTHLTITNDDTKGNHIAAYKDLKFDGSSFVGENGEKYFFREYGEDQYFFSTYHGRVSPTAMRARDHKELSETWKQRIGKKYIAISLSEQDMVSHEMMNGFTISKLPNVEGVLVFSFSSIPDGDIYTDFEASVVPMDEMTATGFLQTPSNGSRDLLDPYFEMKENVEFCHVASYYYIDEVAVPEYHGENFDSELYGGEHNSVYRLTEELKSLPDVPQGRRLIVLNKEMSAVYDSQTSKEFKEVKEGYINFI encoded by the coding sequence ATGGAATTAAAAGAACGGTTATCAGAAATTCTGCGGTTAAATCTTGCGAAAGATTATACTGCAGTTTCTTATGCAATTATGGTAGATGGAAAGATCTGGGCAGCAGATGCGATCGGAAATGACGGAACAGAGGAAAAGAAGCCTGTTACGACAGAGCATACGTTTAATGTTTGTTCTATTTCAAAAATGTTTTGTACAACAGCGGTTATGAAACTGGTAGAACAGGGAAAGGTGGATTTAGACACACCGGTATGCGAGTATCTTCCGAAATTTACAATGTTAGATGAGCGCTATAAGAAAATTACAGTGCGTCACTGTCTGAATCATGCAAGCGGACTTCCGGGAACACAGTGGAAACATTTTTCTGCAACGCATGTAGGGGCGGCAGACAACGAGGAATATTATCAGGAGGTATATGATTATCTTGCTAAATGTCATCTAAAAGCAGATCCGGGATATTATTCTGTATATTGCAATGACGGATTTACTTTGGCAGAAATGGTCGTGGCAGAAGTAGCAGGTATGCCATTTGGTGAATTCTGTAAGCAGTATATTACAGAACCAATCGGAGCTCATTCCACGAGACCGTCCACAACACATAACAGTGATTATCCTCTTGTAAAAGAATCCGGAAAACCGGAAGAATATTTCTATTTGCAGGGATGTGGCGGATTCACGACAAATATGATTGATCTTTGCAAGTTTGGTAATCTTTTCTTGACAGAAAATGATATCATCAGTGAAGAAAGCAAGGCAGAGATGAGAAAACATCAAGGTGTAACCTTCCTTCCAGATGATACAGCAAGTATCGGTTATGGGCTTGGATGGGATAATGTGGCAGTGAATGAACCGGAGTTTGATCTTGGAGAGCATGTTCAGAAAAAAGGCGGAAACAGTTTTCAGTTTACGAGCGGACTTTATATTGTGCCGAAATATCAGGCGGTATTGGCAATCAGTGAGACACATGACTGCAAACTGGATGTGAATGATGCTATCTTTAAAATGTTTGCAACAGCTATGCTGGAAGAAAAAGGAATCAATATTTTCCGTAAATATACTCCGGTTCCAAAGGAATTGACGGAGAAATTTGACGGTACATATTTGATGCCGGGCGGTATTTATCATACGCATTTTTTTGGAACACATCTGACGATAACAAATGATGATACAAAAGGAAATCACATTGCAGCGTATAAAGATCTGAAATTTGACGGCAGCAGCTTTGTTGGTGAGAATGGCGAGAAGTATTTCTTCAGAGAATATGGTGAGGATCAATATTTCTTCTCTACTTATCATGGAAGAGTATCACCGACTGCAATGCGGGCGAGAGATCATAAAGAGCTTTCTGAAACATGGAAACAGCGGATTGGGAAAAAATATATTGCGATCAGTCTGTCAGAACAGGATATGGTCAGCCATGAAATGATGAATGGATTTACCATTTCAAAACTTCCGAATGTGGAAGGCGTACTTGTTTTTTCTTTCAGTTCGATACCGGACGGGGATATTTATACAGATTTCGAAGCTTCTGTTGTGCCAATGGATGAAATGACTGCAACGGGATTTCTGCAGACACCATCGAATGGAAGCCGGGATCTTTTAGATCCATATTTTGAGATGAAAGAGAATGTGGAATTCTGTCATGTGGCTAGCTACTATTATATAGATGAAGTAGCTGTGCCGGAATACCATGGAGAAAATTTTGATTCAGAGCTGTACGGAGGAGAGCACAACAGTGTGTATCGTCTGACAGAAGAATTGAAATCCCTCCCGGATGTTCCGCAGGGAAGACGTTTGATCGTCCTGAATAAAGAGATGAGCGCGGTTTATGACAGCCAGACAAGCAAAGAATTTAAAGAAGTAAAAGAGGGATATATCAACTTTATTTAG
- a CDS encoding polyketide cyclase, translated as MAISKTRAEFACDIETVWDTVTSLTDYTWRSDVKKIRELRTKGHFIEYRKNGIATKFSTTKFEPLSLYELDMENKNLTGHWKGVFSYQNGITVLELIERVKARNIFMRPFMKLYLKNKQKKYIAYLRKELEALKEEEKGTVQMTYFPEK; from the coding sequence ATGGCAATTTCTAAGACCCGGGCAGAGTTTGCATGTGATATTGAGACGGTATGGGATACCGTAACATCATTGACGGATTATACATGGCGAAGCGATGTGAAAAAGATCAGAGAGCTTCGAACGAAAGGGCATTTTATCGAATACAGGAAAAATGGAATTGCGACCAAATTTTCCACTACGAAATTTGAGCCGCTGAGCCTGTACGAATTGGATATGGAGAACAAAAACCTTACAGGACACTGGAAGGGAGTGTTTTCTTACCAGAATGGGATTACAGTGCTGGAATTGATTGAGCGTGTAAAAGCAAGAAATATTTTCATGCGCCCGTTTATGAAGCTTTATTTGAAAAATAAACAGAAGAAATATATTGCTTATTTGCGAAAAGAACTGGAAGCATTGAAGGAAGAGGAGAAAGGTACAGTTCAAATGACCTATTTTCCGGAAAAATAA
- a CDS encoding MerR family transcriptional regulator, with translation MKYSIREISKIAGVSARTLRYYDQIDLLKPSEISEAGYRYYGEREVELLWQILFYKDRGMDLKQIRKIIYEKDFDIMQALQKHLRELEAERDHIYELIRAVKGTISAMKGEQQMSLKEKFEVFKKRVVNEYEEQYGEEAREKYGCEEVDASVKKIMNMTEADWERFQNLGEEVRTRLEEGVKAKISPESDEARRIVMLHKEWLGQTWKQYSEEAHKALVEMYLADERFTAYYDRKVEGCAKLLEESVKFWIGK, from the coding sequence ATGAAGTATAGCATCAGAGAGATTTCGAAGATTGCCGGTGTGAGTGCACGCACACTGCGCTATTATGATCAGATCGATTTGTTAAAGCCAAGCGAGATCAGCGAAGCAGGTTATCGTTATTATGGTGAACGGGAAGTAGAGCTGCTTTGGCAGATATTATTCTATAAAGATCGAGGGATGGATTTAAAGCAGATTCGGAAGATTATTTATGAGAAAGACTTTGATATTATGCAGGCACTTCAGAAGCACCTTCGGGAACTGGAAGCGGAGAGAGATCATATATATGAGCTGATCCGTGCGGTAAAAGGAACAATTTCGGCGATGAAAGGAGAACAGCAGATGAGTCTTAAAGAGAAATTTGAAGTTTTTAAAAAACGCGTTGTAAATGAATATGAAGAACAATACGGTGAAGAAGCAAGAGAAAAATATGGTTGCGAAGAAGTAGATGCATCCGTGAAAAAAATAATGAATATGACGGAAGCGGATTGGGAACGTTTTCAGAATTTGGGAGAAGAAGTGCGGACGCGTCTGGAAGAGGGCGTGAAAGCTAAGATTTCTCCGGAAAGTGACGAGGCAAGAAGAATTGTGATGCTTCACAAAGAATGGCTTGGACAGACATGGAAACAATATAGTGAAGAGGCTCATAAGGCGCTTGTCGAGATGTATCTTGCAGATGAACGATTTACAGCTTATTATGACCGTAAAGTAGAAGGTTGTGCAAAACTTTTGGAAGAATCTGTAAAATTTTGGATTGGAAAATAG
- a CDS encoding desulfoferrodoxin, with the protein MAAKFYKCESCGSILHTMGCAKDFQQCSKVELKELQAGAVDAAQEKHVPVIHVDGTHVTVMVGEVEHPMIEEHYIEWIAIETETGMQVKNLRPGGKPHAEFILTEHEKLIAAYEYCNLHGLWKKEV; encoded by the coding sequence ATGGCAGCAAAATTTTATAAATGCGAATCTTGTGGAAGTATTTTGCATACAATGGGATGTGCAAAGGATTTTCAGCAGTGCAGTAAAGTAGAATTGAAGGAATTACAGGCGGGCGCCGTAGATGCCGCACAGGAAAAACATGTTCCGGTCATCCATGTGGATGGCACACATGTTACTGTAATGGTCGGCGAAGTAGAGCATCCGATGATAGAGGAACATTATATTGAGTGGATCGCAATTGAGACAGAGACAGGAATGCAGGTGAAAAATTTGCGTCCGGGCGGAAAACCACATGCAGAATTTATTCTGACAGAGCATGAAAAGCTGATCGCAGCTTATGAATATTGTAATCTTCATGGGCTTTGGAAGAAAGAAGTATAG
- a CDS encoding ferrous iron transport protein A — protein MMPLSMVKPGEANVIRRIGGKEETKRFLENLGFVIGGNVEVISETSGNLIVNVKQSRVAIGKDMANKIMVEMR, from the coding sequence ATGATGCCTTTATCAATGGTAAAACCGGGCGAAGCAAATGTGATCCGCAGGATTGGCGGGAAGGAAGAGACAAAACGGTTTCTCGAAAATCTTGGATTTGTGATTGGCGGAAATGTGGAAGTGATATCGGAAACAAGCGGGAACCTAATTGTCAATGTGAAACAGTCAAGAGTGGCAATCGGTAAGGATATGGCGAACAAAATTATGGTTGAGATGAGATAA
- a CDS encoding ferrous iron transport protein A yields MKTLREIPCGKNAKVLKLTGEGPTRRRIMDMGITKGVDIFVRKVAPLGDPVEVTVRGYELSIRKIDAEMIIVE; encoded by the coding sequence ATGAAAACATTGCGGGAGATACCTTGCGGCAAAAATGCGAAGGTTCTGAAACTAACCGGAGAGGGACCGACGAGAAGACGGATCATGGACATGGGAATCACAAAAGGTGTGGACATTTTTGTGAGAAAAGTAGCTCCGCTTGGAGATCCGGTGGAAGTTACCGTGCGTGGCTATGAGCTGTCGATTAGAAAAATAGACGCAGAGATGATCATAGTAGAATAG
- the feoB gene encoding ferrous iron transport protein B, translating into MAIKIALAGNPNSGKTTLFNALTGSNQFVGNWPGVTVEKKEGKLKGHKEVVIMDLPGIYSLSPYTLEEVVARNYLISERPDAILNIVDGTNIERNLYLSTQLMELGIPVVMAVNMMDLVEKNGDQIDTAKLGKELGCEVIEISALKGTGIRKAAEKAVAAAGNHYKKPPVHKFCTEVEQVLDAIEGKIRGSVPEEQERFFAIKLLEQDDKIQTQLGSALPDVSEEIDQIEKRMEDDTESIITNERYLFISSVIGSCCRKNRDQKLTTSDKIDQIVTNRWLALPIFAIVMTLVYYISVSTVGTWATDWANDGVFGEGWHLFGIDSIFIPGIPALVASGLTAIGCAGWLQSLILDGIVAGVGAVLGFVPQMLVLFAFLGFLEACGYMARVAFIMDRIFRKFGLSGKSFIPMLIGSGCGVPGIMASRTIENDCDRKMTIMTTTFIPCGAKLPIIALIAGALFGGAWWVAPSAYFVGIAAVVCSGIILKKTKMFAGEPAPFVMELPAYHMPTVGNVARSMWERGSSFIKKAGTIILLSTIALWFLMSFGWIDGSFRMLEAEQLNHSILAMIGSVIAPLFAPLGWGDWKMAVAAVTGLIAKENVVGTFGVLFGFAEVNAENGIEIWGQLAGSMTAAAAYSFLVFNLLCAPCFAAMGAIKREMNNAKWFWFAIGYQTLLAYAVSLCVYQIGTFAAGGAFGAGMIAATILVIGFIYLLIRPYHDSRQLSIAVSRTAGAK; encoded by the coding sequence ATGGCTATAAAGATTGCGTTAGCGGGGAATCCGAATTCCGGGAAAACAACGTTATTTAATGCATTAACAGGTTCAAATCAGTTTGTCGGAAACTGGCCGGGAGTAACAGTTGAGAAAAAAGAGGGAAAATTAAAGGGGCATAAAGAGGTAGTGATTATGGATCTTCCGGGAATTTATTCCCTTTCACCCTATACATTGGAAGAGGTTGTGGCAAGAAATTATCTGATTTCAGAACGTCCGGATGCTATTTTAAACATTGTAGATGGGACAAATATTGAACGGAATCTGTATTTATCCACTCAGCTAATGGAACTTGGAATTCCGGTTGTGATGGCGGTTAATATGATGGATCTTGTGGAAAAAAACGGAGATCAGATTGATACTGCAAAATTAGGAAAAGAACTTGGCTGTGAAGTCATAGAGATTTCTGCTTTAAAAGGAACCGGAATACGCAAAGCGGCAGAAAAAGCAGTAGCTGCGGCAGGAAATCATTATAAAAAGCCGCCGGTACACAAGTTTTGTACAGAAGTAGAGCAAGTTTTAGACGCGATAGAAGGTAAGATCCGAGGAAGTGTTCCGGAGGAACAGGAGAGGTTCTTTGCGATTAAATTGCTGGAACAGGATGATAAGATTCAAACGCAATTAGGATCTGCCTTACCGGATGTTTCGGAGGAAATAGATCAGATTGAAAAAAGGATGGAGGATGATACAGAAAGTATTATTACAAACGAACGTTATCTATTCATCTCTTCTGTAATCGGATCATGCTGCCGGAAAAATCGTGATCAGAAGTTGACGACATCTGATAAGATTGATCAAATCGTTACGAACAGGTGGTTAGCATTGCCGATTTTTGCTATTGTTATGACGCTTGTGTATTATATATCGGTATCTACCGTTGGAACGTGGGCAACGGATTGGGCGAATGACGGAGTGTTTGGAGAAGGATGGCATTTATTTGGAATCGATTCTATATTTATTCCTGGAATTCCGGCACTTGTTGCATCAGGGTTGACAGCAATTGGATGTGCCGGCTGGCTGCAAAGTCTGATTCTTGACGGAATTGTTGCAGGTGTCGGAGCTGTGCTTGGATTTGTTCCGCAGATGCTTGTACTGTTTGCTTTTCTTGGATTTCTGGAAGCGTGCGGCTATATGGCGCGAGTGGCATTTATTATGGACAGAATCTTCCGTAAATTCGGACTTTCCGGGAAATCATTTATTCCAATGCTGATCGGAAGTGGCTGCGGCGTACCCGGAATCATGGCTTCCAGAACAATTGAAAATGATTGCGACCGGAAAATGACGATTATGACAACGACATTCATTCCGTGCGGGGCAAAGCTGCCGATTATTGCATTGATTGCCGGTGCGCTGTTCGGCGGTGCATGGTGGGTTGCGCCGAGTGCATATTTTGTTGGAATTGCTGCAGTTGTTTGTTCTGGAATTATATTGAAAAAAACAAAAATGTTTGCAGGGGAACCGGCGCCGTTTGTTATGGAACTTCCGGCATACCATATGCCGACAGTGGGAAATGTGGCACGCAGCATGTGGGAACGAGGCTCTTCTTTTATTAAGAAAGCAGGAACGATCATTCTGCTATCAACGATTGCGCTCTGGTTCCTGATGAGTTTTGGCTGGATTGATGGAAGCTTCCGTATGTTAGAAGCAGAACAGTTGAACCACAGTATTCTGGCAATGATTGGAAGCGTGATCGCGCCTCTTTTTGCGCCGCTTGGATGGGGAGACTGGAAGATGGCAGTTGCGGCTGTGACAGGACTGATTGCAAAAGAAAATGTTGTGGGAACATTTGGTGTTCTTTTTGGATTTGCAGAAGTAAATGCAGAGAATGGAATAGAAATCTGGGGACAGCTTGCAGGAAGTATGACAGCGGCAGCAGCATATTCTTTCCTTGTGTTTAATCTGCTTTGTGCACCGTGCTTTGCAGCAATGGGAGCAATTAAAAGAGAGATGAACAATGCAAAATGGTTCTGGTTTGCCATTGGATATCAGACATTGTTGGCTTATGCAGTATCTCTTTGTGTATATCAGATCGGCACGTTTGCAGCAGGAGGAGCTTTCGGAGCAGGGATGATCGCAGCAACGATTCTGGTGATTGGATTTATCTATCTCTTAATAAGACCATACCATGACAGCAGGCAATTGAGTATTGCAGTCAGCAGAACGGCAGGGGCAAAATAA
- a CDS encoding alkaline phosphatase family protein: MKIVVPDYEHSILNLMNSILKYYGAEYHYKPLSEAEEFLKGSYRHIVLMVMDGMGSSILEQHLEKDSFLRQHMKNRITSVFPPTTVAATTTFDSGIAPAEHNWLGWTLYFPEVGDNVAVFTNRKEDGTVASEEFVSRKYQSYEKVGDKIRKASPAKAYTVSPFGDYPIDTFDELLQGVRDLCSKEEQNYIYAYWPEPDHTMHECGCGSESAKAWVTLINRELEKLSEELKDTLIFVTADHGLLDTRNESLTEYPAIMECLERMPSIEPRSLACYVKEGMEEQFEAEFRKCFGEKFYLYTKEEVIKSRLFGPDVMHERFADTIGDYLAVGIDDVTIFNSSEEKDFFIGVHAGLSEDEMYVPLIVIDRK, from the coding sequence ATGAAAATTGTAGTACCGGATTATGAACATAGTATTTTGAATTTGATGAATTCGATTTTAAAGTATTATGGAGCGGAGTATCACTATAAACCCCTTTCCGAGGCAGAGGAGTTTTTGAAAGGTTCCTATCGCCATATCGTATTGATGGTTATGGATGGTATGGGAAGCAGTATTTTGGAACAGCATTTGGAAAAAGACAGTTTTTTGCGGCAGCATATGAAAAATAGGATTACTTCTGTATTTCCACCGACAACGGTGGCTGCAACAACTACATTTGACAGCGGAATTGCTCCGGCAGAGCATAATTGGCTTGGATGGACGCTGTATTTTCCGGAGGTAGGAGATAATGTAGCAGTTTTTACGAATCGGAAAGAAGATGGGACAGTTGCGTCAGAAGAGTTTGTTTCAAGAAAATATCAGTCATACGAGAAAGTAGGAGATAAGATCAGAAAAGCCTCTCCGGCAAAAGCATATACCGTATCGCCTTTTGGAGATTATCCTATAGATACATTTGACGAATTGCTTCAGGGAGTGCGTGACTTATGCAGTAAAGAGGAACAAAATTATATCTATGCCTACTGGCCGGAGCCGGATCATACGATGCATGAGTGCGGCTGTGGTTCTGAGTCGGCGAAAGCCTGGGTGACTCTTATCAACCGGGAGTTGGAGAAACTTTCAGAAGAGTTGAAAGACACATTAATTTTTGTGACAGCAGATCATGGACTTTTGGATACAAGGAATGAATCTCTGACAGAATACCCTGCTATTATGGAGTGTCTTGAGCGGATGCCTTCTATTGAGCCTCGGTCGCTGGCGTGCTATGTAAAAGAAGGAATGGAGGAACAATTTGAAGCAGAATTCCGAAAGTGCTTTGGAGAAAAGTTTTATTTGTATACAAAAGAAGAAGTGATTAAAAGCAGATTATTCGGTCCGGATGTGATGCATGAACGATTTGCAGACACCATTGGAGATTATCTGGCAGTAGGGATTGATGATGTGACAATTTTTAATTCTTCGGAGGAAAAAGATTTCTTTATTGGAGTCCATGCAGGATTATCAGAAGATGAAATGTATGTTCCGCTTATTGTCATTGACAGAAAATAA
- the carB gene encoding carbamoyl-phosphate synthase large subunit, whose translation MSQRTDIHKVLIIGSGPIIIGQACEFDYSGTQACKALRKLGYEIVLVNSNPATIMTDPETADVTYIEPLNVERLEQIIAKERPDALLPNLGGQSGLNLCSELAAAGVLDKYNVQVIGVQVDAIERGEDRIEFKKAMDKLGVEMARSEVAYSVEEALKIADELGYPVVLRPAYTMGGAGGGLVYNKEELKTVCARGLQASLVGQVLVEESILGWEELELEVVRDKDNNIITVCFIENIDPLGVHTGDSFCSAPMLTISEEVQKRLQEKSYKIVESVQVIGGTNVQWAHDPKTDRDIVIEINPRTSRSSALASKATGFPIALVSAMLATGLTLKDIPCGKYGTLDKYVPDGDYVVIKFARWAFEKFKGVEDKLGTQMRAVGEVMSIGKTYKEAFQKAIRSLETGRYGLGNAKDFRQKTKEQLLKMLITPSSERHFIMYEALRKGATVEELHEITKVKAYFIEQMKELVEEETALEAHKGSLPSDEMLVAAKKDGFSDKYLSQVLEIPEEEIRNHRIEIGVEEAWEGVHVSGTEDSAYYYSTYNAEDKNPVKTDKPKIMILGGGPNRIGQGIEFDYCCVHASMALKKLGFETIIVNCNPETVSTDYDTSDKLYFEPLTLEDVLSIYKKEKPLGVIAQFGGQTPLNLAAELEKNGVKILGTSPSVIDLAEDRDLFREMMEKLEIPMPESGMATTVEEALEIASKIGYPVMVRPSYVLGGRGMEVVYDDDAMVNYMKAAVGVTPDRPILIDRFLNHALECEADAISDGTHAFVPAVMEHIELAGVHSGDSACIIPSAHISEENVKTIKEYTKKIAEEMHVKGLMNMQYAIENGKVYVLEANPRASRTVPLVSKVCNIRMVPIATDIITSELTGRPSPVPALKEQVIPYYGVKEAVFPFNMFQEVDPVLGPEMRSTGEVLGLSPSYGEAFYKAQEATQSKLPLGGTVLISVNRKDKAEVVEVAKKFADNGFKIVATEGTCELIRSAGIEAERVLKLTEGRPNILDLITNNKIQLIINSPVGKDSVNDDSYLRKAAIKAKVPYMTTIAAAKATASGIHHVLKHGDEDVKSLQELHSEIHDK comes from the coding sequence ATGTCACAGAGAACAGACATTCACAAAGTACTTATCATTGGCTCCGGTCCAATCATTATCGGACAGGCCTGCGAATTTGATTATTCCGGAACACAGGCATGTAAAGCCCTTCGTAAACTGGGGTATGAAATCGTATTAGTAAACTCCAACCCTGCAACTATTATGACAGACCCTGAAACAGCAGACGTTACTTATATTGAACCATTAAATGTAGAGCGTCTCGAACAGATTATTGCTAAAGAACGTCCGGATGCCCTGCTCCCAAATCTTGGAGGACAGTCTGGGCTTAATCTTTGTTCAGAACTTGCTGCAGCAGGTGTTTTAGATAAATATAATGTACAGGTAATCGGTGTTCAGGTAGACGCTATTGAGCGTGGAGAAGACCGTATCGAATTTAAAAAAGCAATGGACAAGCTTGGTGTAGAAATGGCACGAAGCGAAGTTGCCTATTCTGTAGAAGAGGCTTTAAAGATTGCTGATGAACTTGGTTATCCGGTTGTTCTTCGTCCTGCATATACAATGGGCGGCGCCGGCGGCGGACTTGTATATAATAAGGAAGAGTTAAAAACAGTCTGTGCCAGAGGTCTTCAGGCCAGCCTTGTCGGACAGGTTCTTGTAGAGGAATCCATTCTCGGATGGGAAGAACTTGAACTTGAAGTTGTTCGTGACAAAGACAATAATATCATTACTGTCTGCTTTATCGAAAATATCGACCCTCTTGGTGTTCACACAGGGGATTCTTTTTGTTCTGCACCAATGCTTACTATTTCAGAAGAGGTTCAGAAACGTCTTCAGGAAAAATCTTATAAAATCGTTGAGTCTGTTCAGGTCATTGGCGGTACAAATGTTCAGTGGGCACATGATCCAAAGACAGACCGTGATATCGTAATCGAAATCAACCCTCGTACATCCCGTTCTTCTGCTCTTGCATCAAAAGCGACCGGATTCCCAATCGCACTTGTATCCGCTATGCTTGCAACAGGTCTGACTTTAAAAGACATTCCTTGCGGAAAATACGGCACACTTGATAAATATGTTCCGGACGGAGACTATGTTGTAATCAAGTTCGCACGTTGGGCATTCGAAAAATTCAAAGGCGTTGAAGACAAACTTGGTACTCAGATGAGAGCTGTCGGTGAAGTTATGAGTATTGGTAAAACATATAAAGAAGCATTCCAGAAAGCAATCCGCAGTCTTGAAACAGGTCGCTACGGTCTTGGAAATGCAAAAGATTTCCGTCAAAAGACAAAAGAACAGCTTCTGAAAATGCTCATTACACCATCAAGTGAACGTCACTTCATCATGTATGAGGCGCTTCGCAAAGGTGCAACTGTAGAAGAGCTTCACGAAATCACAAAAGTAAAAGCTTACTTCATTGAGCAGATGAAAGAACTGGTAGAAGAAGAAACTGCATTAGAAGCACACAAAGGCAGCCTGCCGTCTGACGAAATGCTCGTTGCTGCTAAGAAAGACGGTTTCTCAGACAAATATTTAAGCCAGGTACTGGAGATTCCGGAAGAAGAAATCCGCAATCACCGTATTGAAATCGGCGTAGAAGAAGCATGGGAAGGCGTACATGTAAGCGGTACAGAAGACAGCGCATACTACTACTCTACTTACAATGCAGAAGATAAAAATCCTGTCAAGACAGATAAACCAAAAATCATGATTCTTGGCGGCGGACCAAACCGTATCGGACAGGGTATCGAATTTGACTACTGCTGCGTACACGCTTCTATGGCGCTCAAGAAACTCGGTTTTGAAACAATTATCGTAAACTGCAACCCGGAAACCGTTTCCACAGATTACGATACTTCTGATAAATTGTATTTCGAGCCACTGACATTGGAAGATGTATTAAGTATTTACAAGAAAGAAAAACCTCTCGGTGTAATCGCTCAGTTCGGTGGACAGACACCATTAAACCTTGCTGCAGAGCTTGAGAAAAATGGCGTAAAGATTCTTGGAACTTCTCCATCTGTCATTGACCTTGCTGAAGACCGTGACCTCTTCCGTGAAATGATGGAAAAACTGGAAATCCCGATGCCGGAGTCAGGAATGGCTACTACAGTAGAAGAAGCCCTTGAAATCGCTTCTAAGATTGGATATCCGGTTATGGTTCGTCCTTCCTACGTTCTTGGTGGACGCGGAATGGAAGTCGTATACGACGATGACGCTATGGTAAACTACATGAAAGCTGCTGTTGGTGTGACACCGGATCGTCCGATCCTGATTGACCGTTTCTTAAATCACGCATTAGAGTGTGAAGCAGATGCCATCAGCGATGGAACTCACGCATTTGTTCCTGCGGTTATGGAACACATTGAGCTTGCCGGTGTACATTCCGGAGACTCTGCATGTATTATTCCATCTGCACATATTTCTGAAGAAAATGTAAAAACAATTAAAGAATATACAAAGAAAATTGCTGAAGAGATGCATGTCAAAGGACTTATGAACATGCAGTACGCAATTGAGAACGGAAAGGTATATGTACTTGAAGCAAATCCTCGTGCGTCCCGTACAGTACCGCTTGTTTCCAAAGTATGCAACATCCGCATGGTTCCGATCGCAACAGATATCATTACTTCTGAACTGACAGGCCGTCCATCACCGGTACCGGCTCTGAAAGAACAGGTGATTCCATACTACGGTGTGAAAGAAGCGGTCTTCCCATTCAACATGTTCCAGGAAGTAGATCCGGTACTTGGACCGGAAATGCGCTCTACCGGTGAAGTATTAGGATTATCTCCTTCTTACGGTGAAGCATTCTACAAAGCACAGGAAGCAACACAGTCCAAGCTGCCGCTTGGCGGAACTGTTCTGATTTCTGTAAACCGCAAAGATAAAGCAGAAGTTGTGGAAGTTGCAAAGAAATTTGCAGATAACGGTTTCAAGATCGTAGCAACAGAAGGTACTTGCGAACTGATCCGCTCTGCCGGAATTGAAGCAGAGCGAGTTCTGAAGTTAACAGAAGGACGTCCGAACATCCTTGACTTGATTACAAATAACAAAATTCAGCTGATCATCAACTCTCCTGTCGGAAAAGACAGCGTCAACGATGACAGTTACCTGAGAAAAGCTGCAATCAAAGCAAAAGTTCCTTACATGACAACAATCGCTGCCGCGAAAGCAACTGCAAGCGGAATCCATCACGTACTGAAACACGGCGATGAAGATGTCAAATCTCTTCAGGAACTGCACAGCGAAATTCATGACAAATAA